The Treponema sp. Marseille-Q3903 genomic interval ACTAAAGATATTGCGACAAAAATAAACAATTGTGCAGCAAATGGAATCGGAATAAAGGCAAGAAAAACCATAATAACGCCGCCGATTGCAAACCAAATTGTAGTCAACGTCAGAGTAAATGTTTCTATGACAATGCAGACGATTGCCACAGCGAGCCAAACCCATGGAAGATTGTTATTTAAAAAGGAGATGACATTTCCCACTTTTGCGCCTCCGCAATAAAATAGTAATTCATTAATTACTATTTGTAAACGGTGAAGATTGTTATATTTGTGACGACGGAAGTTTTGGACAGCACGAAAATATTTGCACCAACGACAAATTTTGCACAGAGCGATAAAATCCGCACCTCGCATAAAATTTAGCATAATGGCGATTGCTTTTATGTGTGACTTTTGACATTTTTAGTTTATAATTATTTACGATGTTAGATTTTAAAGTTTACAAAAATACTAGAAGATTAAAAGCTGCAATGTCTGTAATTTTTGCTACGACATTGATTCTTATCGCTGTCGTTACTTTTGCCAGCACAGAACTAAAGGGGATTTTCTATAAAAACACACTTGATATAAAGCGAGAATTTTACAAAGATTCTGTCGAAAATTTAAAAATTGAGATAGATGCTATGCGAACGCAGCTTAAAAATGCGAATCCGAATATTACTTTTACCGAAGAAAAAAAAGCGGTTGAAAAGTTTTTGCGAGAAATATTTTATTCAGCGAACCTTGAAGATGAATCTTATATGTGGGTTCAAGAGATAAAAAATTATAATGGCGGAGATGATTATGCAGTTCGTCTGATTCATCCGAATTTGAGAGATACGGAAGGTCTTCTGCTTTCCACAAATTCTGACGATGGGGTTGGAAACTTTCCTTTTAAAAGAGAACTGGAAGGAATAAACAAAAAAGGTTTTGTTTTCTTTACATATCAATTTCAAACGATGAATTCAGATAGCAAAACTATGAAGATAACATATTCGTCTCTTTATAAAGATTTTGACTGGACTATCTCGCGAGGAATCACTTTGCGAAAAATCGATGAATCTGTTTCTCAAGTTTTAACCCAGTATCGGCACATTATATTTATTATTTTTTTTATTTACGTGTTTGGAGTGATCATCATAGTGATGTATGCACTTGCGTTGACAGAAAAATCAGAAGATCTCGGCACTGCAAATAAATCAAAAAGCATGTTTCTTTTTAATATGTCTCACGATATTAGAACGCCAATGAATGCTGTTATCGGGTTTACAACGCTCGCTCTAAAAGACGTTTCAAACGCAGCAAAAGTCAAAGACTATCTTACAAAAGTAAAAACTTCCAGCGAATATATGATGACAATTTTAAATGATATTCTTGAGATGGCTAGAATTGAAAACGGAAAGCTTGACATTGAAAGTGCGCCTGTAAATCTCCTTGAGGGGACAGAAAATATTAAAACAATATTAGGAGAAATGGCTGAATCAAAAAAAATTAAGCTGGAGCTGATAGATAATATTGAACATCCCGTTGTGTATTCAGATAAGTTGCACATAATGCAGATTACGCTGAATCTCCTTTCTAATTCAATAAAGTATACAAATGAAGGAGGTCATGTTTCGCGCGTTTGGACAGAAACTCCGAGTGACAAACCAGGTTGGGCAAATTACACGGCGATAGTGCGGGATAACGGGATAGGAATGGCTCCCGAATTTGTAGAAAAGATATTTGATATTTTTGAGCGAGAAAGAACTGACGCTACAACAGGTGTTCAGGGGACAGGACTTGGGATGAGCATTGTAAAACGTCTTGTTGACGCTATGAACGGCAAAATAGAGATTAAAAGTGAAAAAAACAAAGGCACGGAAATTTCTGTAACAATTCCAATGAAGATTGTCGAGGAAAATGTTGCAAATCATAAAGACGATGAAATACCTTTTGATTTATCGGGAAAACGAGTGCTCCTCGTAGAAGACAACTTGTTCAATAGAGAAATTGCATTTGAATTGCTAGAAGACAGAGGTCTAACTGTTGAAACTGCAAATGACGGTTCAGTTGCCATCGAGAAAATAAAAAATAGCGAAGCAGGAACATTCGATTTTATCTTAATGGACGTTCAGATGCCGGTTATGGATGGTTATGCGGCGACACAAATTATCCGAAATTTATCAGATAAGAAGAAAGCGAATATACCAATCATAGCGATGACAGCAAATGCATTTGAAGAAGACAAGAAAGCTGCGCTGAAGGTGGGGATGAACGCCCATGTTTCAAAACCGATCGATATGGATGTTTTGTGCAAAATCATAGCTACGATAATATGTTAGCCGTTGTAAAAATTAAAAAAGTCTGAGGGTGTTATATGCAGTTTAGAAAAGACAAATATGGCAAAGGATTGTCGATTTTAGGGATGGTTGTATGCGCTTTACCAAAAAAGGCGGCGTGATTGACATAAACAAAGCTGAAAAAGAAATAATGGCTGCATACAGTGCAGGCATAAATTATTACGATACAGCGTATATCTATCCGGGAAGCGAAGCTGTTCTCGGCGAAATTCTCGAAAGAAACAAAATTCGTAAAAATGTAAATATCGCAACAAAATTGCCGCAGTATTTAATCCGCGATAAAATGCTATAGAGCGATATTTTAAAGAAGAGCTTTCTCGTCTTAGAACTGATTATATAGATTATTATTTAATGCATCATTTGACAGATATAGAGATGTGGGAAAAACTGAAGCGAATCGGGATAGAAGACTGGATCAAGCAGAAAAAAAAAGCGGACAGATTCACAACATCGGGTTTTCTTACCATGGAAATTCTGATGGCTTTGTAAACATTTTGAACAGCTATGATTGGGATTTTTGCATGATACAGTACAATTATCTTGATGAAGTTTCCCAAGCAGGAGTTGTTGGGGTAAAAGCCGCTGCAAAAAAAGGAATTCCTGTGATAATTATGGAACCTCTGCGCGGAGGTAAACTTGTAAACATGCTCCCTGAAAAAGCAAAAAAATTGTTTGCAGAAAGTGAACATGGCAAAAAACGAGGCTGGACTCCGGCTGAATTGGCGTTTCGCCGGCTTTATAACCAACCGGAAATAACAACAGTCTTATCGGGGATGAATTCTTTGGAGATGGTTGAAGAAAATGTTCGCATTGCAGATGAGATAAAAGTTGGAATGTTTGAACAGGCCGATTTTAATCTTCTTAAAGAAGTTACGGCTGCAATTAAGGAAAACGAACGCATCGGTTGCACGGACTTCCGATATTGTATGCCTTGTCCCAAAGGAGTAGATATTCCGGGAATTTTCGGGTGCTGGAACACTATGTATACCGAAAAAAAGAAGAGCGGTCGTCTGCAATTTTTTCAAACAGTCGCCTTTACAAAAGAACCGTCTTTTGCGACTTTGTGCAGAGGCTGCGGGATATGTGAAAAACATTGTCCACAGAATCTGCCTATCATTAAAAAATTAAAGGAAGCAGATAAAGAACTTCGTCCGCTTCCTTTTAAAATTGTAATAGATTTAGCTCGCAAGCTGATGTATCACAGTCTATAGAGCTTTTTTAGCCCATTCCTGGCATTTAGAAATATCATCACCTTCTGGAGTTAAATGAACCATAAGGCTTTCTGTAACTGTTGCACCGGCAGCTTTTGCTCTTTCTTCCCAATCTCTGAGCCACTGACCGTCACCCCAGTCGTAAGAACCAAAAAGCCCAACTTTTTTGCCTGAAAGACCACTTTCAATACCTGTATAAAAAGCTTCCATTGTGTCTTCCAAAACTTCATCGCCCATTGCAGGACTTCCAAGCAGTATAACATCGCTAGATGTAACAGATGATGCGTCAGCATTGTCGGCAGTTCCAAAAACAACTTCAGCACCTGTTGAAGCAACAGCTTCTTTGATTGAGTTTGCCATTGCCTCTGTGTTTCCTGTTGTGCTGGCATAAATAATAGATACTTTCATTTTGACCTCACGCGGCTTTTTTAGCCATTTCTTTATATTTTTTGATTATCTGAGGAATAGAAAACCCCTCAGAAAACCATTGATTACACATTTGACTGCACTGCTTATAACGTTCACAGCACCGTTTTGCTTCTTCCGGATTGCAGTAAGATTTCCAGTATCCGCAGTATTTAGAAGACTTTCCCTGATTTTTTTCAAAACCGATAACGTCTTCTATCGGGTAGCCCAAAAAAATACCGACCTCGTGTGGGAAATTTTTATTAGTCTGAAGACGATAGAATAATTCACGAAGAGTTTTTGTAGTGTCAAAAAGGTTTGAAAACCCTTTACTGCACAGATACGCTTGGACAAATGAATCTTCAAGAATTTTTCCAATCCAGACAATGTTATAAATAAAAATCATCGTTATGTTTGATGAGCTTTTGAATGCGGAGATAGATATCCCTTGTCTGTTTGCAAGAACTTCCCAATTTTCAAGCGCAGATTTTGAAAACTGCTGTGATGGAATTGTGAATAGATTTGCAGGTTTTATTCCGCACATTGTATGAGACGAACACCGAAGAAAAAGTTGATTGATATCAATATTAGTCATAACTAACAACCTTAAAACAAAAATTAAATGATTTTCTAAAACAAGTCAATAGATTTTCAGAAAAAAGTTAGTTAGTGCTAACAATGTGTATAAAATTTAAAAAACCAACAAATTTGTTGCATAAGCAACAGTTTACCGGGTTAGCTTTCACTAACATGTATATGAAACTTAGTTAAGTTTACAAACCAAAATAAAGGAGGTTTCCAGATGAAAAAATCAGTTTTTATGGCAGTTTTCGCATGCATGGCGTTGTCTGTGTTTGCAGCTTCCAAAAAATCAAAGGAAACAGTGATACGAGTAGGTATCCCAAAGGCTCCACCGGCATTGCCAATCATTCGGATGATTGAGACAAATGCTCTTGGAGATGACGCAAAAGTTGAATTCTCTGTGTGGAATTCACCTGAACAGTTGATCGCAATGATTCAGGGAAAAGAACAGGATATGTTCGCATTCCCTCTTACTGTTGTGGGCAAACTTTACAACAAAGGAATGCCTTTAATGTTGACCAATGTAAACACATGGGGAGTAACTTATTTTCTTACATCAGACCCAGATTACAAAGATTGGGCAGATTTGAAGGGAAAAACAGTTTACGTTCCATTGCGGTCTTCTCCGCCTGACGCTTTGACCCAATTTTTTATTGGAAAAGCAGGGCTTGTTGTTGGAAAAGACGTTGAACTGATATACGCTTCTATCCCGGAAGTTACGCAGCTTGTTGTAAGTGGAAAAGCAATTTATGCAACTCAGATAGAACCTCAAGTTACAGCTTGTCTAATGCAGAATAAAAGCGTACGTGTTGCTACAAGTTTTGAAAACGAGTGGAAAAAAGTAACAGATGACGGGTCTATCATTCCTAACGCAGGTTTTGGAGGTCGTAAAAGTTTTATCAAGAAGAACGCAGAAGTTGTTGCAAAGTTTGAAGCAGAATATGAAAAAGCTCTGAATTGGGTTTTGGAAAATCCTGAGGAAGCCGGAATTTTGGCAGAAAAATATCTTGGTTTGAAAGCCGGATTGATAAAAAACGCAATTCCGAGAATGGGATTGTATTATAAAAATGCTTACGATGCAAAAAAAGATTTGGATCAGCTATACAGGATTCTCAATGATTTTGACAAAACAATGGTAGGCGGAAAAATTCCTAATGAAGGCATGCTTTATAAGAAATAAAATTCTTTCTGCATCCGTTTTTGTACTGATTTGGTGGGTTTTGAGTTTAATCTACCCACCGATTGTAATACCGTCGATCCCTTCGGTTATCAAGTCGATTGGTCAGATTTTTGTTTCAAAAACAATGTGGCTGGAAATCGGAAGAACATTTTACAGGCTGTTTTTCGGCTTGTTTTTCGGTGTTCTTTTTGGGGGAGTCGTCGGATTCTTTTGTGGTACAAACAAAGTATTTCGCCAGCTCTGCATAAGTTTTATAAATGTCTTGCAAGTTGTTCCGCCTGTTTCCATTTTAATTCTTACAATTATTTGGCTTGGATACAACGGAAAACCTGCGATTGCGATTTCTGCCGTTGCGATTTTTCCGACAATCGTAATATGCGTTCAGGACGCAATTTTAAATCTTGATAAAAAACTTTTAGAAATGGCAAAAGTATTTAAGTTTTCAAAGTCAAAGCAGATAAAAAAAATAATCTGGCCGTCTATCAAACCGCAGGTTTATTCAGCTTTGAAAATCGCGGTGGGAACTGCCTCAAAAACTATCGTGATGGGAGAAGTTTTGACGACAGTTTCGGGAATCGGGGGGCAAATTGTCACAGCGAGATTGAATATTGAAAGTGAAATGATAATTGCGTGGACGGTTGTGGCAGTTGCCATGTATTTTGTTTACGACAAAGTTTGCGCTTTATTTTTTGATGATAAAAAACGAATGAGGACAAATGCAGATGGTAAGAGTTCAAAATCTTCGTAAATACTATAATCATAAAAAAATTCTTTCTGATATTTCTTTTGAAGTTGAAGACAATCAGATTGTTGCGGTTGTCGGGCCGAGCGGATGCGGAAAGACAACTTTGTTGAATATTCTCTCGGGGCTAACTTCCGACTACACGGGTTTTGTCGAAAGTGATTTTCATAAAGTCGGATATGTCTTTCAGGAAGACAGGATTCTTCCTTGGTTGACAGTTTTTGAAAACATAAAGATTGTCCGCGAAGATGGAAGCAATCAGGAAGTCAATCGGTTTATTGAGATGGCAGGCTTAAAAAATTATGAAAATTATTTTCCCGAAGAGCTCAGCGGTGGGATGAAACAGCGTTGTTCTATTGCAAGAGCTTTGTATTTCGGATGCGATTTTCTTCTTATGGACGAGCCGTTCAAATCTCTCGATTATATCTTGAAGCAGCAGATGTTGGTTGACTTAAAGAAGATTCAGGCGCAACAGAAAAACTCTATTTTGTTTGTGACTCACGATATTGAAGAAGCGCTTTCGATAGCGGATAAGATTCTTGTTTTACAGAAAAACCCTTGCAAGATTGCTAAGAAAATCTGTCTTACAGAAAAAACAAGAACAGGAATTGGAAAAGATTTACTGAGAGATGAAATCTTTAGACTGATAAAGGGCTTATCTTAAGCCTTTAATACGGCGAAGTCGCAGGTTTGAGCGTAACGAGCCTCTACTTGACGTATTTAGAAAGGAGGTGTGATAAAAAGTGTCGTCTGAAATATCGCCGATACTTTTTATCTCGAGTTTGCCTGGATGTTTGCAGAAGACGTGTATACGTGTCGTTTCGATAAAAATCAAATGAATACGATACGCTTTATTTTGCAAACTCGACTATTGAACGTGTGCGCTCTTGCGCACGGCTAAAAACTTTTTCGGAAATTGCTATTTCCTGCAAAAGTTTTTATAGGAGAATAGAATGTTTTTTTCAAAACTCCCCATTGGAGAAGTTTTTAATTTGTGCGACTTTATTGCGGTAAAGCCGCAGATGGTGATAAGTAAAAATGTCTGCGCGCAATCATATTTTGATATGACTCTCTATTCTTTTGGAGCCGGTGAAAGCATCACATGGCAGGTAATTCCCGGCGATGTTTTGCTTCTCGTCCTTGAAGGCGAAGTTTTTCTAGAAGTCAAGCAAAGCGGCATTGCAAAAGGAGCTTCTGCAATTGCAGGAAAATGTCTTTTTGTAAAAGGCGGGAACGAGTTTCAGATAAGCGGAAATAAACCATACAAGATGGCTTTTATGGTTGTAAATAAATTTGGAGGAAAGGATATGTTTATTAAAAATTTTGAACAAGGAAAGGTCGTTA includes:
- a CDS encoding ATP-binding protein; translation: MLDFKVYKNTRRLKAAMSVIFATTLILIAVVTFASTELKGIFYKNTLDIKREFYKDSVENLKIEIDAMRTQLKNANPNITFTEEKKAVEKFLREIFYSANLEDESYMWVQEIKNYNGGDDYAVRLIHPNLRDTEGLLLSTNSDDGVGNFPFKRELEGINKKGFVFFTYQFQTMNSDSKTMKITYSSLYKDFDWTISRGITLRKIDESVSQVLTQYRHIIFIIFFIYVFGVIIIVMYALALTEKSEDLGTANKSKSMFLFNMSHDIRTPMNAVIGFTTLALKDVSNAAKVKDYLTKVKTSSEYMMTILNDILEMARIENGKLDIESAPVNLLEGTENIKTILGEMAESKKIKLELIDNIEHPVVYSDKLHIMQITLNLLSNSIKYTNEGGHVSRVWTETPSDKPGWANYTAIVRDNGIGMAPEFVEKIFDIFERERTDATTGVQGTGLGMSIVKRLVDAMNGKIEIKSEKNKGTEISVTIPMKIVEENVANHKDDEIPFDLSGKRVLLVEDNLFNREIAFELLEDRGLTVETANDGSVAIEKIKNSEAGTFDFILMDVQMPVMDGYAATQIIRNLSDKKKANIPIIAMTANAFEEDKKAALKVGMNAHVSKPIDMDVLCKIIATIIC
- a CDS encoding ABC transporter permease, with the translated sequence MKACFIRNKILSASVFVLIWWVLSLIYPPIVIPSIPSVIKSIGQIFVSKTMWLEIGRTFYRLFFGLFFGVLFGGVVGFFCGTNKVFRQLCISFINVLQVVPPVSILILTIIWLGYNGKPAIAISAVAIFPTIVICVQDAILNLDKKLLEMAKVFKFSKSKQIKKIIWPSIKPQVYSALKIAVGTASKTIVMGEVLTTVSGIGGQIVTARLNIESEMIIAWTVVAVAMYFVYDKVCALFFDDKKRMRTNADGKSSKSS
- a CDS encoding ABC transporter substrate-binding protein; this translates as MKKSVFMAVFACMALSVFAASKKSKETVIRVGIPKAPPALPIIRMIETNALGDDAKVEFSVWNSPEQLIAMIQGKEQDMFAFPLTVVGKLYNKGMPLMLTNVNTWGVTYFLTSDPDYKDWADLKGKTVYVPLRSSPPDALTQFFIGKAGLVVGKDVELIYASIPEVTQLVVSGKAIYATQIEPQVTACLMQNKSVRVATSFENEWKKVTDDGSIIPNAGFGGRKSFIKKNAEVVAKFEAEYEKALNWVLENPEEAGILAEKYLGLKAGLIKNAIPRMGLYYKNAYDAKKDLDQLYRILNDFDKTMVGGKIPNEGMLYKK
- a CDS encoding aldo/keto reductase; amino-acid sequence: MGKTEANRDRRLDQAEKKSGQIHNIGFSYHGNSDGFVNILNSYDWDFCMIQYNYLDEVSQAGVVGVKAAAKKGIPVIIMEPLRGGKLVNMLPEKAKKLFAESEHGKKRGWTPAELAFRRLYNQPEITTVLSGMNSLEMVEENVRIADEIKVGMFEQADFNLLKEVTAAIKENERIGCTDFRYCMPCPKGVDIPGIFGCWNTMYTEKKKSGRLQFFQTVAFTKEPSFATLCRGCGICEKHCPQNLPIIKKLKEADKELRPLPFKIVIDLARKLMYHSL
- a CDS encoding cupin domain-containing protein, producing the protein MFFSKLPIGEVFNLCDFIAVKPQMVISKNVCAQSYFDMTLYSFGAGESITWQVIPGDVLLLVLEGEVFLEVKQSGIAKGASAIAGKCLFVKGGNEFQISGNKPYKMAFMVVNKFGGKDMFIKNFEQGKVVTLKDQIDVESGTIASKTLVNSEAMTMTIFAFDAGQGVSTHSASGDAFVCCLEGKAEIELSGEKLTINAGEALIMPANAPHAVKAIEPYKMLLTVVKK
- a CDS encoding DUF3793 family protein produces the protein MTNIDINQLFLRCSSHTMCGIKPANLFTIPSQQFSKSALENWEVLANRQGISISAFKSSSNITMIFIYNIVWIGKILEDSFVQAYLCSKGFSNLFDTTKTLRELFYRLQTNKNFPHEVGIFLGYPIEDVIGFEKNQGKSSKYCGYWKSYCNPEEAKRCCERYKQCSQMCNQWFSEGFSIPQIIKKYKEMAKKAA
- a CDS encoding flavodoxin, with protein sequence MKVSIIYASTTGNTEAMANSIKEAVASTGAEVVFGTADNADASSVTSSDVILLGSPAMGDEVLEDTMEAFYTGIESGLSGKKVGLFGSYDWGDGQWLRDWEERAKAAGATVTESLMVHLTPEGDDISKCQEWAKKAL
- a CDS encoding ABC transporter ATP-binding protein; amino-acid sequence: MQMVRVQNLRKYYNHKKILSDISFEVEDNQIVAVVGPSGCGKTTLLNILSGLTSDYTGFVESDFHKVGYVFQEDRILPWLTVFENIKIVREDGSNQEVNRFIEMAGLKNYENYFPEELSGGMKQRCSIARALYFGCDFLLMDEPFKSLDYILKQQMLVDLKKIQAQQKNSILFVTHDIEEALSIADKILVLQKNPCKIAKKICLTEKTRTGIGKDLLRDEIFRLIKGLS
- a CDS encoding aldo/keto reductase; its protein translation is MRFTKKGGVIDINKAEKEIMAAYSAGINYYDTAYIYPGSEAVLGEILERNKIRKNVNIATKLPQYLIRDKML